The DNA sequence ACTCATTTGTGTTCAAGTCAACTTCAAATCATTCTCTTTTTAAAGTCAAAAGCGGGTTGACTGTTGAGTTTCTTGCCAAGAATGTACAAGTGGATAAGCCATCAAGATTTAAGGTTTCTATTGACCAGGTACCAAAGGAAAGCGAACATCAATCAACTTAAAGAGCATATTCTTTCATAAAGTGTCACAAGCATGATGACATACAGTTACTGCTGCTTATAAATCATGTGAAGGCTGCTAATATGGGCGATATGATGAACATCCGCCCAAAATGTATGCTTCAATTTGGTTACGATAGAATGACTGGTGGCTTAAATATCTAGAGTCTTAATTGTAGTCGACGCTCAAGCAGGAATCAGAAACTAGAGGTTTTAACTCTTGTTTCCTATTCCTATATCCTTCACTCGTGTCACGTTGTTTTTAGGAAAACGTGCAAGGTTTACATTTGTAGTCTCTCCAGTATCAATTGTTTTCTTCAGTTGTTTTCAACCTAACTGTGAGTGGATGAAGAGTCTGCTAAAAGACTAACTGCTAACAGTTTTACCGTCAGCTAGAGCCCAGCTACAGAGCCTCAAAAAAGGCGAACGCTTTAAAAAAACGCTTTAACCAAAAAAAACGCTTTAACCAAGCAGAGGTGAGGTATGTGTAGTATACTGAATGTGCAAAAAAAGCCTTCATAGTTTTTCCCCTTGTGATTGTTTATGCAATaatttgcacaatgacaaaaacatattttccattttgtcttttttttggaATCAAGCCCCTTTGTTTTATTCAGCCGTGCAGACAGAGATGGGTCTGGAGACGGTTTCTTCTGGGAATTGaatatgagagagaaagagtacaACTTTGGACAACAAAGTGCTGATTCTCTCTCGGTTAACATTCTTAAACAACCTATCCTGTGGTTTATTCCGTCCTGAGGTAACACAAAACATCTCTTATCCACTCAAATCGACATATCTTGACTGTCACCTCAACATAACCCTGATTTATAGAAGAGCCCAGCGATGACCCTGCATGACTTCACTCAGAGCTCTGACCTATacacaccaaaataaaataaacatttgggaCTTTGGCGTCGTTCAGAGAGATGCTTCATCTAACAACGTGCATATTTTCTTTCAAAACAATACGTGTGGAAAAACTAGACAAGGTATGTGTCAATTTaacttttcctctcctctctctctgccgcaAATGAATCAGCGTTCCTTTCCTTTAACGAGACTCCAGCCTTCATCAGGTAACTCCTGAAGGCTCCGAGAAGACCACTTGTTTTGCGCTCCAAATGTTCCTCAGTGGTGTTCACCCAACACAACTCTTATTTTTATCATATCAAAATCTGAATTCACTTTTGTTGGGCTGACAACCGACGAAAGACATGGTCGACTAGTTTTGTGAAACAATCTCTGCTTTTACTCCTTCGTTTCCAGGGTAGTCCTGCTATGTTTGCCCTCTCCTGGGCAGAGTAGAAATGTGTTATTGGTGTTAAAGCTTGTCATAGATTTGGCTGCTTCGCTTTTCCACTCCACTTCCAGAAAGGAAGTACAGAGGAGAGTGAGGCAGGGAGCTTTAATGCGACCAGAAGGGACACATTAAAATGTTACACAACATCTCATCCGCTGCCATCCTGGATATTTTGGAAAAACTTTAAATTGACAAATTACCCAAGAGCTCCAGTTAGAAAAGAGCAACAATTTTGCTCATGAAATGAACAATTTGTTCATGAATGGATGAGGGGATTCTACCTACCTACTATCCAGAAACCACATCCAAGGGAACAGGCTTGGCAGAACCACCAGGGAACGAAGAGCTGGTGGAGCTCCACTCTCACGTGGCAAGGGGAGACTCACTGCCACTCACGTGGAGTCAGTCAGCAGGCCTACAGCTGAGGTCCTCTTTTCCCTTTGGTATTACCTCTACACCAGGTGACTGTATAGTTAAACGTATAGTTTACACTACATTAAACCAGTGTATTCCAATCTTGGGGTCAGGACACTCGGGTTCACAAGATATGCATGTGAGGGACTTGGGAGAATGGTATAGATGTGATGTTaagatcaaataaaacaaataagcTTTGGATACTGGATGATCAATGAGGATCAAATCAAACCTCTAAAACAGTCGCCTGCTCGCTACGAGGAGGGGGCGTTTAGTACTCTGTCTGGGACACATGACTGACAGCAGCTCTGAAGCGGCTCTGAGAGACCTCAACATTGTCAGAACACTTGATGGCGCGAGCCTCCACTTCTCACCCTGGGCAGAGTAAGCGTTGCAGACGTCGGAAAGTTGTCCTTGAGGCAGACTGGACGTTTCCACCACCAAGACGCTTGAGCGGAACAAATGGCACATGGCTTGATATGGAAATCATATTTGTGGTGTGGAGAACTTTGCCAGCTCAAAGCAGCGTCCAACTTTAAAATGAGCATGTTCTGTGTGCATGAGGCCCTAATCGAGACTTGTATTAAAGCCCACTGGGAAATGTGAGGCGTGTCAACATTAAGTGGCAGCATTTCTTATGAGCGTTAGTTAAAGGTACCAAAGGTGTCCATATTCCAGTTCCACATTTCTGTATGACTGTCTGTCACTCTCAAAACCGAAGCGAAATAAAACTCACAAATGCCCACATTATTTTGAAGAACCGGGCTTTTATGTAGGAACCAGGTTATAATTCACTACTTGTTTGACTGAACACTGCCGAACATGCTTCATAAAGGCAAATAGCAAGTAATTAAACTATCTTTTATTTTCTAACCCGAGACTAGGTCTCGGGTTAGGGTTTGGAATGACAAACCCTAACCCGATGTCAAACCCTAATCTCCTCGCTATTGTGCTCTGGCTGATTAGATGGGATGTCTAATGGCCTGAATCTGCGGAAATGTGCTTGACTTTTGCTGCTGTTTTCAGTTCTTTTCAAGTTAAATGTAAAATCTGACAAGATGAGGCTATCTAATGGCAGTATTTTGTGACCTATAACTTCCAGATGGATTAATAGGGCATTAATTACGAGAGTCGATGTGCCTACTactcatgtgtgtatgtgtgtggagaaTTAAATGCAAACGTATAGGTTTGAAGTCTCTCACCCACGTGGCAGACaaactctgtctccatctccgaGGAGCCGGCGGGAGAGAGCGCCTGCTGCTCGCCCTCGGCGGAGCTGAACGATTCCTCCAAGCGGCTCCGCGAGCGCCGGGCCTTGGCAGCGTCAGCGGGGTGCGGCGTGCCCGCCGGCCGCCGGCGGTCGCTGAGGTAGCGGTGCAGCAGGCCGCTCTTGTACTTGGAGGGCGGCGAGAGGCTGCCGTCGCTGTGGGTGGAGTCGGCCCGACGGAGGAGCCGGTTGTCCTCTTCGTGTTTCAGGGACGAGGACCGGCTGATGTCACACTGCTGGCTGACGGCAGTCTCCAAGGGACATTCTTCATCTGTGGATATATAGATATTGTTACCTAGTATCTGCATACACCATACTTTAAGAAGTACAATTTGGAGCAGGATAGCCTCAATATTAAtcaaataattattaataataacactTATATACATGGGTTAATTGTTGGACCCTTACCTTCAGAGTCGTCGCTGCACACACTGAGCTTCTCGGCGTTGCCCTGGATACACTGGTTGTACAGTTTGATCCTCAGCGCCCAGCTCAGGTCCGGCCGCCTCACCGTGTTCTTCAGGCGTCGCCGCGCGTTGGCAAACCAGTTGGACACCTGAACGACACACCGTGTTGTTGTGGGGACGCTACGGTGGTTGTAGTACGACCAGCCTGAAAAGCTTGTATGCTGAGGGTTGACTGATTGCCTGGTTTGTTGATTGGAAATAAATCTGACAGGCTGATTAAATCAGTCTGTCGATGGGTTACAGTCTTTGATCCAGTATTTAGCCTGTCAAGCGGGTGGTAAGTAAATGAGGtggacagacacatacacagtcagACATAGTCCTCAGTCTGCCAGACAACCAGATATACCATCGAGCTGTCAGTCattaataaaagaaaacaaccaGTAAATCAGTCAGTAAGATAGAGATACAGGTAGTAATTTGGGAAGACAGATCCGTCAGTCAGCCAGATAATAAATTACAAAGCCAGTAAATCAGCCAGTGAGACAGTCAATCAGTCAGACAGCTATACAATGGATGAATCCGTCAATTAGACAGTGAAACGGACAGTCCCAGTCAGTCAGTGTTTCCCTGGTCCAGTCAGTCAGTGTTTCCCTGTCCCAGTCAGTCAGTGTGTCCCTGGTCCAGTCAGTCAGTGTGTCCATTTCCCAGTCAGTCAGTGTGTCCCCGGTCCAGGTCGTCTCACCTGGACCGGGgtcagtcagtgtgtctgtgtgccaggTGGTCTCACCTGGACCAGGGTCATGTTGGAGcccagggccagcagcagctTCTCGGTCTTGGTTGGGTAGGGGTTGTCCCGGTGCTTGTACAGCCAATGTTTCAGGGGTCTTGCCATGTCCTGCAGGGCCTGTCTCCTGTGGCGAACTTTGACCCCGCCCAGGCGCGACCTGGAAAAGATATCAACGTAACAACGTAGAGCCTGGACACCAAAGCGACATATACCTTAACTGTTgtagtcgtttgagattcatcaTATCACACAGCACACAGTGGAGGCTTGGTAAGAAAACGATTGCAGTAGGCATGAGCAGAGAATGATTTGGAATTCAAGCTTTAAACTTAAATAAGATGATAAGCTTTTTTCTCTGCAACTATACATTGATAATGCATTAATTGATTTGGAGCATGGCATTGGATCTGTTTGTTCGATTGATTAACATATAGTATCTGCTAAATGCCACTTTATGTGTAATAACAATATTACTAATTTTCATAAGTAAATACAATTACAGGACAACAAATACTTTTCATGAATAATATTGAACATGCAATAATGCCTTAAAAATAAGAGCCCCACATATATTATCCTCATCATCGTACCCATATCTCTTGCACTTTATAGTAGAGCTTTGTTCTGGTGACTCTGAGCACGGCAGCAAGTCTGACGCCTGGCTGTCTGCTGAACCAGTTTGTCCCCGAGATGCTTCTACATGGATCAACCTGGTCCTCTCCTCTtgcactctcctcctctccttctctgctctcctcctcctgtcctcctctgctctcctctcctctgctctcctccttcCATCCTCTTCTGGTCTcctttcctctgctctcctcctgtcctcgtCCTGCggtctcctcctgtcctcctctgaaTGCAGGAGATTCTCGGGCTGGTCCATTCTTCTGGTGCCCGGAGCACTTCCCATAAACAGGTGCATCAGTGGACACGGTACATTCCCACTGACTCCGTAACACGCTGATCAGACCACTAATGTCTGGCCTGCTCTCTTTTGGTTCTCAAAGCACTGGGAAAATCCTCACAGATCAGAGAGAGGACTCCAGTCCCCCCAGCAGAAAAAGTCACCAACGACACAATAGAGCAAAGATCTGAGAATGTTCCTCGGGTGTAGCTGTTGAAACTCCTGGAGGAGAGTTCAAGTAACCTGCTCCATCACTGCCTATTGGCTCCTGCCGTCAGCCAATCGTATCTCAGGAGGACTCGGGGAGCGCATGCAGGCGAGAACAGGCATCTCAGCAGCAGGGGCACCAGTGGAACTCCATGTGTTGAGAACTGTAGCATTTGTATGAATACTAGCAGATGTGGTTGTTCAATTTATTAGCGCGTGTTTAATAATGCTTTATACTTAatgtgagcgtgtgtatgtatgtgtgtcagtgtgaatgGAAGCCAAAATCCCTGCAGTTAAGTAATACGACATGCTTCCATATTTCTTCACAAGGCTTATGAATCTCATGGATCTTGTGGTGTTCGAAAAACAGTCGCGTCAGCGAATAAAATATGTTGTGCCCAGAAATTCTGGAGATTTATGGGTGGTAATGACATGGTTCTTAATAAACCAGCAGAACCACTGAACAGCACTTTGTGTTTGTCGGTGAGTCCTGCTAAGTTCGAAGGGATATCAGTACAAATTGGCCTGTAAAATAATTGCAATGTAAACAATGGAAAATAGAAATAGATCTCTGCAGGTCTGTCCTGTGAGCCAGGTCGAGTTACCGTTtgcactggtgtgtgtgcgtggg is a window from the Gadus chalcogrammus isolate NIFS_2021 chromosome 8, NIFS_Gcha_1.0, whole genome shotgun sequence genome containing:
- the LOC130387591 gene encoding homeobox protein Mohawk-like, with the translated sequence MHLFMGSAPGTRRMDQPENLLHSEEDRRRPQDEDRRRAEERRPEEDGRRRAEERRAEEDRRRRAEKERRRVQEERTRLIHVEASRGQTGSADSQASDLLPCSESPEQSSTIKCKRYGSRLGGVKVRHRRQALQDMARPLKHWLYKHRDNPYPTKTEKLLLALGSNMTLVQVSNWFANARRRLKNTVRRPDLSWALRIKLYNQCIQGNAEKLSVCSDDSEDEECPLETAVSQQCDISRSSSLKHEEDNRLLRRADSTHSDGSLSPPSKYKSGLLHRYLSDRRRPAGTPHPADAAKARRSRSRLEESFSSAEGEQQALSPAGSSEMETEFVCHVESSSGAEASRRGRAGERSTLPWL